The Methanohalophilus portucalensis DNA window TCGCCCACGCAGGTCAGGATCATACCCATTGCAGAGCGACATATGGAATTTGCCGAAGAGATTGCATCACGTCTTCAGTGTCGTGCGGATATAGATGACAGGGAAGAAACAGTTGGTAAGAAGATACGTAATGCAGGACAGGAATGGGTTCCCTATGTGGTAGTTGTCGGTGACAGGGAAGCCGAAAGCGGTAATGTCAATGTCACTGTGAGGGAAGAATCCAAACCAAAGAAGCCTTCCAAGATTGAGATGACTGTGGATGAACTCAACAGCCGCATTCTTGCAGAGACTGCCGGGATGCCTCAGGGTCACCTGCCTCTTGCACAAAAACTTAGCATGAGACCAAGATTCATATAATATCATCTCGAAAATTAATTTATGGATATGGAACGCGCAATAATACATGTATCCGGTGTTGTGCAGGGTGTTTTCTTTCGCTCCTTTACCATGCAGAAAGCATCCGACATCGGACTTACCGGTTATGTGGTAAACCTCACGGACGGCAGGGTTAAAGCTGTTGTCGAAGGTAGCAAGGTAAAAATAGATGCCCTGTTGGATGCTCTCAAACAGGGCCCTCCGGCATCCCAGGTCAGAGATGTCGAAATAGTTTGGGAGTCACCAACAGGCGAATTTAATGATTTCAGTATCAGGAGATAATTCATCTCCTGTCAACTACTCTTTTGGGGCGTCCCTTGACTTTATAGAATTCCATCTCTCCTTCAGGAAGGAAATTGAATAATATCTCAAAGGCTTCCTCATTATAGGCATCCTGCAGACCAGGTTTGTATTGCAGGAAACTCTTCAGGAAGTTTTCCTGAACCATCTCGCGGTCACATTTTTCAGGTTCTTCACATTCAAGACTTACCCGTAAAGTGGTGTTTCCGGTTTCACCATAAAGGAATGCCTCATATTCACCGGTCAGGTATTCCATGTTATCTCTCTGGAAGACTCCTTTTTCAACATTCACACGGTTGAAGGGTGTTCCTTCCACCCAGAATGTCTCGGCTTCCCTTTCAGGATTTAATATTCGCATATGTGTCCTTCCACATTCACACTTGTCCCTGGAGACAACTACGGTAGTATCTTCCGTATCATAATTTAGCAGCAGACTACCACACTTTTCCCCCGGTGCAAGTAATGTTGTTAGGACGATCCTGCCACATTCACCATCTTTTACAAATGTTTTTTTGTGTGGATCATAGACATCCAGATGCACAATATCCTCGGGTACATGCAATCCGTTTTTAATTCTACACTCACCGCACATGGTACCTTCAGTACTTCCATATGTGTTGTAAACCGGGCAGTCCCATACCTCTTCAAGATACGTTCTGGATTCTTCTGCAAAACTTTCCCCGCCGACCACCATTTTGTTAATTGAGGTTTCTGAGGGTTCAATTCCCTGTTTTCGGAGCCTTTTTGCAAGACGTAGTAATTTGAATACACTTGCAACAACACCGGTAGGTTGATAACTTTCAATTATGCGGGGAGGGAACGTGCATTTTCCTTCAGGTATGATTGCCATGCCAATATCCCGGGCTGCAAGGGTCATCGTGTTTGCTCCCACGTTCATTCCATAGGAAGCGCACATGATTACCCTGTCATCTTCATTAAAATTCTGTGACACAAAACTTCTGCCATATTTCTGGGCGTACCTTTGCCAGTCCTGCCATGTAAGGAAAAACGATTTGGGTACTCCGCTGGTGCCACTGGTTTCATGCACTGTATAGACATCTTTCCAGCCTACACTCTTAAAACGAAAATCCGGTGTTTCAGGAGGCTGGTTGTTTCTTATGATTTCACCTGTAACAATTGGTAATTCCAGCAAATCCTCATGGGTGGTAATATCTGCGGGTGTGACATTATTTTCCCTGAACCATTTCCTGTAAAATGGCGAATTTTCTGCTGCATACTTGACAGTATATTTGATCCTTTCATCAACAAGGTTATCCAGTTCTTCTCTTCCGAGATTTTCCATCTCCGGGTTAAAATAAGGGATAAAATCATCCTCCTTATTTATCAGCGGATAGTCTCTTCAACTATCTCATATTCTACGGAAGAAACTTCCCTTTCAAGAGAAGTGACTCCCAGTACATCTCGCAATTCTTCGATACAGTCCAGGCATACATGGACTTTCCCTATTATTTTCCCCGGTTCTGCATCTTTTTCGGATCCGCCCTCAATATCGTAATCCATACATTCTTTTCCACAAAATATACAGCTCAAGAAACCCCCTCCTTCTTATTATATTTTGAAAAGATTTGTATATATTACTTTCGACCCTTTACAGAAGGGTTATTTTTATAAGTTCTCCCTTTCTATGGCTATTGATGTCTTCTTTTTTGAACAATAGTTCCTTGACCCCTTCTTCGATGTATGAAATTAAGAGAAGATATGAACTGCTTGATGAATTGCTGAAAGAGCTCATCAAATGTTCTGATGA harbors:
- the ftsA gene encoding coenzyme F390 synthetase, whose amino-acid sequence is MINKEDDFIPYFNPEMENLGREELDNLVDERIKYTVKYAAENSPFYRKWFRENNVTPADITTHEDLLELPIVTGEIIRNNQPPETPDFRFKSVGWKDVYTVHETSGTSGVPKSFFLTWQDWQRYAQKYGRSFVSQNFNEDDRVIMCASYGMNVGANTMTLAARDIGMAIIPEGKCTFPPRIIESYQPTGVVASVFKLLRLAKRLRKQGIEPSETSINKMVVGGESFAEESRTYLEEVWDCPVYNTYGSTEGTMCGECRIKNGLHVPEDIVHLDVYDPHKKTFVKDGECGRIVLTTLLAPGEKCGSLLLNYDTEDTTVVVSRDKCECGRTHMRILNPEREAETFWVEGTPFNRVNVEKGVFQRDNMEYLTGEYEAFLYGETGNTTLRVSLECEEPEKCDREMVQENFLKSFLQYKPGLQDAYNEEAFEILFNFLPEGEMEFYKVKGRPKRVVDRR
- a CDS encoding acylphosphatase produces the protein MERAIIHVSGVVQGVFFRSFTMQKASDIGLTGYVVNLTDGRVKAVVEGSKVKIDALLDALKQGPPASQVRDVEIVWESPTGEFNDFSIRR